A window from Ignavibacteriota bacterium encodes these proteins:
- the sthA gene encoding Si-specific NAD(P)(+) transhydrogenase, with protein MTNHFDLIVIGSGPGGEGAAMKATKEGKKVAICDKFSNIGGSCTHKGTIPSKALRHASQIISDTESLKDISYQIILKSTEKVVNQQYVLRKSFYERNRVEILDGTATFIDEHTIQVINDSGSKKKYSSDYFVIATGSRPYHPPDIDFSHPRILDSDSILNIEDNPRSITIYGAGVVGCEYASIFRGLMIKVNLINTRNQLLTFLDDEIIDALAYHLRENGVLIRHNEEYEKVEADEKGVTVYLKSNKQIRTDYLLWAQGRTGNSDLIGLENIGIKGNIRGSIEVNENFQTIHPHIYAVGDVIGYPSLASAAYDQGRFAATHLVYGFCEHKLVEFIPTGIYTIPEISSVGLTEKELTEKKIPYEVGHSLFKHLARAQITGRTTGMLKLLFHRETLEILGVHCFGYGAAEIVHIGQAILAQEGKANTLMYFINTTFNYPTMAEAYRVAALNGLNRISK; from the coding sequence ATGACAAATCATTTTGATTTAATAGTAATTGGAAGCGGTCCCGGTGGCGAAGGTGCTGCAATGAAAGCAACTAAAGAAGGAAAAAAAGTTGCAATTTGTGATAAGTTTTCAAACATTGGCGGAAGCTGCACTCACAAAGGTACAATACCCAGTAAGGCTTTGCGACATGCAAGTCAAATAATTTCTGATACAGAATCACTTAAGGATATTTCATACCAGATTATTTTGAAATCAACTGAAAAAGTTGTTAACCAACAATATGTTTTGAGAAAAAGTTTTTATGAAAGAAATCGTGTTGAAATTCTTGATGGAACTGCAACTTTTATCGATGAACATACAATTCAAGTAATAAATGATTCAGGTTCGAAAAAGAAATATTCATCAGATTATTTTGTAATAGCAACTGGATCGAGACCATATCATCCTCCGGATATTGATTTTTCGCATCCAAGAATTTTAGACAGCGATTCTATCTTAAATATTGAAGATAATCCGAGAAGCATTACTATTTACGGTGCCGGTGTTGTTGGTTGTGAATATGCATCAATTTTTAGAGGATTGATGATAAAAGTAAATTTAATCAATACAAGAAATCAATTACTAACTTTTTTGGATGATGAAATAATTGATGCTCTCGCCTATCATTTAAGAGAAAACGGAGTTTTAATTCGCCACAATGAAGAATATGAAAAAGTTGAAGCCGATGAAAAAGGTGTAACTGTTTATTTAAAATCTAATAAACAAATTAGAACTGATTATTTATTGTGGGCGCAAGGAAGAACAGGAAACTCAGATTTAATTGGTTTGGAAAATATTGGAATTAAAGGAAATATTCGCGGTTCAATTGAAGTGAATGAAAATTTTCAAACAATTCATCCGCACATTTACGCAGTTGGAGATGTAATTGGTTACCCAAGTTTAGCAAGCGCTGCTTACGATCAAGGAAGATTTGCGGCAACACATTTGGTTTACGGATTTTGCGAACATAAGCTTGTAGAATTTATTCCAACCGGAATTTATACAATACCGGAAATAAGTTCAGTTGGTTTAACAGAAAAGGAATTAACCGAGAAAAAAATTCCATACGAAGTCGGTCATTCGCTTTTTAAACATTTAGCAAGAGCGCAAATTACCGGAAGAACAACCGGCATGTTAAAACTTTTATTCCATAGAGAAACCTTGGAAATTCTTGGAGTTCATTGTTTTGGTTACGGCGCTGCAGAAATTGTACATATCGGACAAGCAATTTTAGCTCAAGAAGGAAAAGCAAATACTTTAATGTATTTTATAAATACGACTTTTAATTATCCAACAATGGCAGAAGCTTATAGAGTTGCAGCATTAAATGGATTAAACAGAATCTCTAAATAA
- a CDS encoding T9SS type A sorting domain-containing protein, with protein sequence MKRTKRFFYSIFVLIISSKIFFSQTDKFNRIDSILVPEIENCGFGEVIAGVDFDSDGKVEIYAVNNMNDIGGNELIPRIYKYEHDGSQWQIVWDENSRDILQQNSWAPTTHGDWDKDGKHEIIWAPSNNFTEGNENPVRIMVWEANGNDKLGKLNFGYETPSAKWTITDQDNFEVRPFRFFLFDIDEDGKEELIFADREVNYRFGIISVSTIPDNGNGSEVWEMEFSGLGTTLAESTIYDIAKIGKTIYLFHSDGSVTPVKYDNGNYTILENVKNIIPGGSWKSSNTVDLDNNGKEEIVIGGWQLDSTNIQNKVLLIQENESQELTTTIIANFGNLITNDGRINGGHDAFGDIDNDGNLDFVFGTRSANPAVSILRVEYQGGEISDSNNYQISVIDSLYPTANPGRYDIVYLANLDSDPDLEVLYTNGSTCEQFPIVILDLERTGVSVEDDKIINNFYLEQNYPNPFNPTTNISFNLTKQSNVDLRIYNTLGEESGVVLNKTTLNSGFHSFKFDASKLVSGVYIYTLKTDFGSISKKMMIMK encoded by the coding sequence ATGAAAAGAACTAAACGTTTTTTTTATTCAATATTTGTTTTGATTATTTCCTCAAAAATATTTTTTTCTCAAACAGATAAATTTAATAGAATTGATAGCATCCTAGTGCCGGAAATAGAAAACTGTGGATTTGGCGAAGTAATTGCCGGAGTTGATTTTGATAGCGATGGTAAAGTTGAAATTTATGCTGTAAATAACATGAATGATATTGGCGGAAATGAATTAATTCCAAGAATTTATAAATATGAACATGACGGATCTCAATGGCAAATTGTTTGGGATGAAAACAGTCGCGATATTCTTCAGCAAAATAGCTGGGCTCCAACAACCCATGGCGATTGGGACAAAGATGGGAAACATGAAATTATTTGGGCGCCATCAAATAATTTTACAGAAGGAAATGAAAATCCGGTTAGAATTATGGTTTGGGAAGCAAACGGAAATGATAAATTAGGGAAACTTAATTTTGGATATGAAACTCCCAGCGCAAAATGGACGATTACAGACCAAGATAATTTTGAAGTTCGTCCGTTTAGATTTTTCCTTTTTGATATTGATGAAGACGGAAAGGAAGAATTGATTTTTGCCGATAGAGAAGTTAATTACAGATTTGGGATAATTTCAGTTTCAACGATTCCGGATAACGGAAATGGAAGCGAAGTTTGGGAAATGGAATTTTCTGGTTTGGGAACAACTTTAGCAGAAAGTACAATTTATGATATTGCAAAAATTGGAAAAACAATTTATTTATTTCATTCGGATGGAAGTGTTACTCCAGTAAAATATGATAACGGAAATTATACAATTTTAGAAAATGTAAAAAATATAATCCCTGGCGGATCTTGGAAATCTTCAAATACAGTTGACTTAGATAATAACGGAAAAGAAGAAATTGTAATCGGCGGATGGCAGTTAGACAGCACAAATATTCAAAATAAAGTTTTATTAATTCAAGAAAATGAATCACAAGAATTAACAACAACCATAATTGCAAATTTTGGAAATTTAATTACAAATGATGGAAGAATTAATGGCGGACATGATGCGTTTGGAGATATTGATAATGATGGAAATTTAGACTTTGTTTTCGGAACAAGAAGTGCAAATCCAGCAGTTTCAATTTTGCGTGTGGAATATCAAGGCGGTGAAATTTCCGATTCAAATAATTATCAAATTTCCGTAATTGATTCTCTTTATCCTACTGCAAATCCCGGAAGATATGATATTGTTTATTTAGCAAATTTAGATTCTGATCCCGATTTAGAAGTTCTCTACACAAATGGAAGTACTTGCGAACAATTTCCAATTGTTATTCTTGATTTGGAAAGAACCGGAGTTTCTGTTGAAGATGATAAAATTATTAATAATTTTTACTTAGAGCAAAATTATCCGAATCCGTTTAATCCAACTACAAATATTTCTTTCAATCTTACTAAACAAAGTAATGTTGATTTAAGAATTTATAATACATTGGGAGAAGAAAGCGGAGTTGTATTAAATAAAACAACTTTAAATAGTGGTTTTCATAGTTTTAAGTTTGATGCATCTAAACTTGTTAGTGGTGTTTATATTTATACTTTAAAAACAGATTTCGGAAGTATTTCGAAAAAAATGATGATAATGAAATAA
- the trxA gene encoding thioredoxin: MTEHLTKQTFLEKVFNYEQNKEWNYAGELPCIIDFYADWCGPCKMVAPILEELGKEYAGKINVYKVDTEVEQELAAVFGIRSIPSLLFCPKDERPQMAQGALPKASLIEAINNVLLKTEVPS; this comes from the coding sequence ATGACTGAGCACTTAACCAAACAAACTTTTTTGGAAAAAGTTTTTAACTATGAACAAAATAAAGAATGGAATTATGCTGGTGAACTTCCATGTATTATAGATTTTTATGCTGATTGGTGCGGGCCGTGTAAAATGGTAGCTCCAATTTTAGAAGAATTAGGTAAAGAATATGCTGGTAAAATAAACGTTTATAAAGTTGATACTGAAGTTGAACAAGAATTAGCTGCTGTATTTGGAATTAGAAGTATTCCTTCATTGCTATTTTGTCCAAAAGATGAAAGACCACAAATGGCTCAAGGTGCATTACCAAAAGCGTCCTTAATTGAAGCAATTAATAATGTTTTGCTAAAAACAGAAGTTCCATCTTAA
- a CDS encoding DUF1232 domain-containing protein, translating to MEKEQKYYIKLRSNITKWLDKKANINHKFREFIILAPDIFYLLIKLVQDSEVPQGKKVKLVSAIAYFISPIDLLPEIFLGPIGYMDDIAIAAYILNEMINSIDPQIIKKNWAGDLDILIVIKKILINVDNLIGKGIWDKLKGKFN from the coding sequence ATGGAAAAAGAACAAAAATATTATATTAAACTTCGCTCAAACATCACTAAGTGGTTGGATAAAAAAGCAAACATCAATCACAAGTTTAGAGAATTTATTATTCTTGCTCCGGATATTTTTTATTTATTGATAAAACTTGTACAAGACTCCGAAGTTCCGCAAGGTAAAAAAGTAAAATTAGTTTCTGCAATTGCATATTTTATTTCACCAATTGATTTATTGCCTGAAATTTTTCTTGGACCAATCGGTTATATGGATGATATTGCAATTGCCGCATATATTTTGAATGAAATGATAAATTCTATTGATCCGCAAATTATAAAAAAAAATTGGGCTGGCGATTTAGATATTTTGATTGTGATAAAAAAAATTCTAATAAATGTTGATAATTTAATTGGCAAAGGAATTTGGGATAAATTAAAAGGTAAATTTAATTAA
- a CDS encoding CZB domain-containing protein: MASVQKDNLCEFGKWLESLPNMDKNSDEYKKVTELHTAFHKTAAVVLDLALKGKKDDAKEALNFNGIFGEVSSRLAVALGKWKKNL, encoded by the coding sequence ATTGCTTCCGTTCAAAAAGATAATTTATGTGAATTTGGAAAGTGGTTAGAAAGCTTACCTAATATGGACAAAAATAGTGATGAATATAAGAAAGTAACTGAGCTCCATACTGCATTTCATAAGACAGCTGCTGTAGTTCTTGATCTTGCATTAAAAGGTAAAAAAGATGATGCAAAGGAAGCGTTAAATTTTAATGGAATTTTTGGTGAAGTTTCATCAAGATTAGCAGTTGCACTTGGTAAATGGAAAAAGAATTTATAA
- a CDS encoding FKBP-type peptidyl-prolyl cis-trans isomerase, which translates to MENLADSVSYSIGYDIGTNLKQQEITITPEVFLSGIKDGLADTCSLTNEELQKVMQKFQTEMVLKQQSKQKEVGDKNKVAAETFFAENKNKEGVKTLPSGLQYKVLKSGNGESPTLNSTVQAHYAGRLLDGTEFDNSYKRGQPLEIGVSGVIKGWTEILQLMKVGDKYEVYIPSELGYGERGSGPTIGPNAALIFEIELMGIVK; encoded by the coding sequence ATGGAAAATTTAGCTGATTCTGTAAGCTATAGCATTGGTTATGATATTGGTACAAATTTAAAACAACAAGAAATAACAATCACACCGGAAGTTTTTTTATCCGGAATAAAAGATGGACTTGCTGATACATGCAGTTTGACAAATGAAGAATTACAAAAAGTTATGCAAAAATTTCAAACTGAAATGGTTTTAAAACAGCAATCTAAACAAAAAGAAGTTGGTGATAAAAATAAAGTTGCAGCAGAAACATTTTTTGCCGAAAATAAAAATAAAGAAGGTGTAAAAACTTTGCCAAGCGGATTGCAGTATAAGGTTTTAAAAAGTGGTAATGGTGAATCCCCTACTTTGAACAGTACAGTTCAGGCTCATTATGCTGGTAGATTATTAGATGGAACCGAATTTGATAATTCTTACAAACGCGGACAACCATTAGAAATTGGAGTATCAGGAGTTATAAAAGGTTGGACAGAAATTTTACAACTTATGAAAGTTGGTGATAAATATGAAGTTTATATTCCATCTGAATTAGGTTATGGTGAAAGAGGAAGTGGTCCTACAATTGGTCCAAATGCAGCTTTAATTTTTGAAATTGAATTAATGGGTATCGTAAAATAG
- a CDS encoding tetrathionate reductase family octaheme c-type cytochrome gives MKKIIILLIILYFVSKLNAQEDHTEHIEGPFNSPQEVTATCLECHEGVDAEIMETRHWNWLGNEFVNKRGEKVKFGKRNIINNFCIAVPSNWPRCTSCHISYGWKDDTFDFTNGDNIDCLVCHDQSGTYVKTPTGAGMPDAKVDLVVAAQSVGKTSKKNCGTCHFNGGGGTGVKHGDLDESLLNPSAELDIHMGGNGFECSECHAGENHKILGASHGSMMENTNHLNCIDCHKETPHSKKILNSHSSSVACETCHIPTFAREMPTKTWWDWSTAGKDKPAEKDEFGMSKYEKMKGDFIWQKNVVPEYSWHNGQMNYYQIGDKINSKEIVKLNSLNGNIKDSKSKIAPFKVMKGKQIFDSENNYLAVPKLFGEGGYWKTFDWNSATATGMKSVNLAYSGKFDFVETEMYWPINHMVVSGENALSCTDCHGTKGTKRLNWKKLGYNGDPMKNGGRFKK, from the coding sequence ATGAAAAAAATAATCATCCTTCTAATCATACTTTATTTTGTAAGTAAATTAAATGCTCAAGAAGATCATACGGAACATATTGAAGGACCTTTTAATTCTCCGCAAGAAGTGACGGCAACATGTCTTGAATGCCATGAAGGTGTTGATGCGGAAATAATGGAAACACGACATTGGAATTGGCTTGGTAATGAATTTGTAAACAAGCGTGGTGAGAAAGTAAAATTTGGGAAACGAAATATTATAAATAATTTTTGTATAGCTGTGCCATCAAATTGGCCGAGATGCACAAGTTGTCATATAAGTTATGGTTGGAAAGATGATACTTTTGATTTTACAAATGGCGATAATATTGATTGTTTAGTTTGTCATGATCAATCCGGAACTTATGTAAAAACACCAACTGGTGCTGGAATGCCTGATGCAAAAGTTGATTTAGTTGTTGCTGCTCAAAGTGTTGGAAAAACTTCAAAGAAGAATTGTGGAACTTGTCATTTTAATGGGGGTGGCGGAACTGGTGTAAAACATGGTGATTTAGATGAAAGTTTATTAAATCCTTCTGCAGAGCTTGATATTCATATGGGTGGAAATGGTTTTGAATGTTCTGAATGTCATGCTGGAGAAAATCATAAAATTCTTGGTGCAAGTCACGGCTCAATGATGGAAAATACGAATCACTTAAATTGTATTGATTGCCATAAAGAAACTCCTCACAGCAAAAAAATTCTTAATTCACACTCTTCTTCAGTTGCATGCGAAACTTGCCACATTCCAACATTTGCAAGAGAAATGCCAACCAAAACTTGGTGGGATTGGTCAACTGCCGGAAAAGATAAACCAGCAGAAAAAGATGAATTTGGAATGTCAAAATACGAAAAAATGAAAGGTGATTTTATTTGGCAGAAAAATGTTGTTCCAGAATATAGCTGGCATAACGGACAAATGAATTATTATCAAATTGGTGATAAAATAAATTCCAAAGAAATCGTAAAATTAAATTCATTAAACGGAAATATTAAAGATTCAAAATCTAAAATTGCACCTTTTAAAGTTATGAAAGGAAAGCAAATTTTTGATTCTGAGAATAATTATTTAGCAGTTCCTAAATTATTTGGAGAAGGCGGATATTGGAAAACATTTGATTGGAATTCAGCAACTGCTACTGGAATGAAAAGTGTAAATTTAGCTTACTCCGGAAAATTTGATTTTGTTGAAACTGAAATGTATTGGCCAATAAATCATATGGTTGTAAGCGGAGAAAATGCTTTATCTTGTACAGATTGCCATGGAACAAAAGGTACAAAAAGATTAAATTGGAAAAAATTAGGGTATAATGGTGATCCAATGAAAAACGGAGGAAGATTTAAAAAATAG
- the serA gene encoding phosphoglycerate dehydrogenase: MEIQNKSYSLAKEKIKILLLEGLHENAPNFFLEHGFSNIEYLIKSLEKEELIEKIKDVHIIGIRSRTNLTSEVLANAKKLVAIGCYSIGTNQVDLDAARQLGIPVFNAPFSNTRSVAELVISECILLIRGIPEKNFNAHIGKWEKDSSNSYEVRGKNLGIVGYGHIGSQVSILAEAMGMNVYYYDITKKLNYGNVTACSTLDELLKVSDIVTLHVPENETTKNMISARELSLMKNGAFLINAARGTVVNLNDLYNSLEQKHLAGAALDVYPDEPTSNKVPFINPLQKFQNVILTPHIGGSTLEAQANIALEVSDKLVHYCDVGSSIGATNFVQISLTPNVDRQRYLHIHKNQPGVLNKITNVFTSRNLNIASQYLQTDPYIGYVIIDIDSKNYSDDIIRELKAIPETIKARVLL; this comes from the coding sequence ATGGAGATACAAAATAAATCCTATTCCTTAGCAAAAGAAAAAATAAAAATACTATTACTTGAAGGTTTGCATGAAAATGCCCCGAACTTTTTTTTGGAGCATGGTTTCAGCAATATTGAGTATTTAATAAAATCTCTTGAAAAAGAAGAACTGATCGAAAAAATTAAAGATGTTCATATTATTGGAATTCGTTCAAGAACAAACTTAACGAGTGAAGTTTTAGCTAATGCTAAAAAACTGGTTGCAATAGGCTGTTACTCAATTGGAACAAATCAAGTTGATCTTGATGCTGCAAGACAATTAGGAATACCCGTATTTAATGCACCATTTTCGAATACAAGATCAGTTGCCGAATTAGTTATAAGTGAATGTATTCTTCTAATTAGAGGAATTCCAGAGAAAAATTTTAATGCACATATTGGAAAATGGGAAAAAGATTCATCAAATTCTTATGAAGTACGAGGAAAAAATTTAGGAATTGTTGGTTATGGACATATTGGTTCACAAGTTTCCATTCTTGCAGAAGCAATGGGAATGAATGTTTATTATTATGATATCACAAAAAAATTGAATTACGGAAACGTAACAGCTTGTTCAACTTTAGATGAATTATTAAAAGTATCTGATATTGTAACACTTCATGTTCCGGAAAATGAAACAACAAAAAATATGATTAGCGCGCGCGAGTTATCTTTAATGAAAAATGGAGCTTTTCTAATCAATGCTGCTCGGGGAACAGTTGTTAATCTAAATGATCTTTACAATTCATTGGAGCAAAAACATCTTGCCGGTGCTGCGCTTGATGTATATCCGGATGAACCAACATCAAACAAAGTTCCGTTTATTAATCCGCTGCAAAAATTTCAGAATGTGATTCTTACACCTCACATTGGAGGAAGCACTTTAGAAGCACAAGCAAATATTGCTCTGGAAGTTTCTGATAAATTAGTTCATTATTGCGATGTTGGTTCTTCAATTGGAGCAACTAATTTTGTACAGATTTCATTAACTCCAAATGTTGATCGTCAGAGATATTTACATATTCATAAGAATCAACCGGGTGTTTTAAATAAAATTACAAATGTATTTACATCACGAAATTTGAATATTGCATCACAATATTTACAAACCGATCCTTATATTGGTTATGTTATTATTGATATTGATAGTAAGAATTATTCAGATGATATTATTAGAGAACTGAAAGCAATTCCCGAAACTATAAAAGCAAGAGTGCTGTTATAG
- a CDS encoding MATE family efflux transporter: MKTFIENISQKNNLKLHFVETIKLAVPVSIGQLGHIMLGVVDSFMVGRLGAEPLAAAALANGLFFLIMVLGIGMSHAITVLVAIAKGENKTKYCGVILKQALILNIAFSIILTILVLIAANLIEYLNQEKVVADLTKSYLSILAISILPFMVFQTYRQFVEGLSNTKPPMYIAIIANLVNFIGNWILIYGNLGFPALGLNGAGIATLSTRIFMALTMMIFVLNSTKYKVYDTKLNFKNIDFKLIKKIFDIGFPSGITYSFEVGAFAFAAIIIGWLGSIALAAHQIALNLASISYMVVLGISSAATIRVGNYLGRKDLLNVKRAGFSAIFLGMCFMGLAGITFVLFNNILPTLYIKNSEVVKVASSLIIIAAFFQLSDGIQAVGMGALKGLADVKIPMVITLIAYWIIALPAGYFFAFILKYDIIGIWIGLSIGLTVAALLFVFRFMKKLIILKSDGE; encoded by the coding sequence ATGAAAACTTTTATAGAAAATATTTCCCAGAAAAATAATCTAAAACTGCATTTTGTTGAAACAATAAAACTTGCGGTACCGGTTTCTATTGGTCAACTTGGGCATATTATGCTTGGTGTTGTTGATAGTTTTATGGTAGGAAGATTAGGAGCTGAACCACTTGCCGCCGCAGCTTTAGCAAATGGATTGTTTTTTCTAATTATGGTTTTGGGAATTGGAATGAGTCATGCAATTACAGTTTTAGTTGCAATTGCAAAAGGAGAAAATAAAACTAAATATTGCGGAGTTATTTTAAAACAAGCTTTAATTCTTAACATTGCGTTCAGCATTATTTTAACAATTCTTGTTTTAATTGCTGCAAATTTGATTGAATATTTAAATCAAGAAAAAGTAGTTGCAGATTTAACAAAATCATATTTATCAATTTTAGCAATATCTATATTACCATTTATGGTTTTCCAAACATACCGCCAATTTGTTGAAGGATTATCAAATACAAAACCACCCATGTATATTGCAATAATTGCTAATCTTGTTAATTTTATTGGAAACTGGATTTTAATATACGGCAATTTAGGTTTTCCAGCATTAGGCTTAAATGGAGCTGGAATTGCAACTCTTTCTACAAGAATATTTATGGCTCTTACAATGATGATATTTGTCTTGAATTCTACAAAATATAAAGTGTATGATACAAAATTAAATTTCAAAAATATTGATTTTAAATTAATTAAAAAGATATTTGATATTGGCTTCCCAAGCGGAATTACATATTCATTTGAAGTAGGAGCATTTGCATTTGCAGCAATTATAATTGGATGGCTGGGAAGTATAGCATTAGCTGCACATCAAATTGCGTTAAATTTGGCTTCAATTTCTTACATGGTTGTTTTGGGAATTTCCTCTGCAGCAACTATTAGAGTTGGCAATTACTTAGGAAGAAAAGATTTGTTAAATGTAAAGCGCGCAGGGTTTTCCGCAATATTTTTGGGAATGTGTTTTATGGGATTAGCCGGAATTACATTTGTTTTATTTAATAATATTCTTCCAACACTTTATATAAAAAATTCTGAAGTAGTAAAAGTTGCTTCATCACTTATAATTATTGCAGCTTTTTTTCAGCTTTCCGATGGAATACAAGCTGTTGGTATGGGAGCTTTAAAAGGTTTAGCCGATGTAAAAATTCCAATGGTAATTACATTAATTGCATATTGGATTATTGCATTACCAGCCGGATATTTTTTTGCATTCATTTTGAAATATGATATTATCGGTATTTGGATTGGACTTTCAATCGGATTAACCGTTGCGGCATTGTTATTTGTATTTAGATTTATGAAGAAACTAATAATACTCAAATCAGATGGAGAATAA
- a CDS encoding response regulator transcription factor: MINVAIIEDNVIIRDGLSALINGTNGYKCVGSFGNCENFLNELPKLEIDVALMDIGLPGINGIEGVKKAREIKPDLNILMLTIYKESKVVFEALCAGACGYLVKNTPPSRLLDAIKEVYEGGSPMSSMIARQVISVFQQNTQVTKFTEDYGLSDREKEVLLKLSEGDNYQQIADSLFISVDTVRHHIRNIYKKLHVHSQSEAVAKAIRKGVI; this comes from the coding sequence ATGATAAATGTGGCAATAATTGAAGATAACGTAATAATTAGAGATGGATTATCAGCTTTAATAAACGGAACAAACGGATATAAATGTGTTGGTTCATTTGGTAATTGTGAAAATTTTTTAAATGAACTACCAAAGTTAGAAATTGATGTTGCATTAATGGATATTGGACTTCCGGGAATAAATGGAATTGAAGGAGTAAAAAAAGCACGAGAAATAAAGCCCGATTTAAATATTTTAATGCTAACAATCTATAAAGAAAGTAAAGTTGTTTTTGAAGCATTGTGCGCCGGAGCTTGCGGTTATTTAGTTAAAAATACGCCGCCAAGCAGATTATTAGATGCAATCAAAGAAGTTTATGAAGGCGGTTCACCAATGAGCAGCATGATTGCTCGACAAGTAATTTCAGTATTTCAGCAAAATACACAAGTAACAAAATTTACGGAAGATTACGGACTTTCTGATAGGGAAAAGGAAGTTCTTTTAAAATTATCTGAAGGAGATAATTATCAGCAAATTGCAGATTCACTTTTTATTAGTGTTGATACGGTTAGACATCATATAAGAAATATTTATAAAAAGCTTCATGTACATTCGCAATCGGAAGCAGTTGCAAAAGCTATCCGCAAAGGAGTTATCTAA
- a CDS encoding HAMP domain-containing histidine kinase — translation MKNSENKIQDDSLDKLLVLEEAKRLKTIFLDNMSHELRTPITVILGYAGILYEELKDPDLKEMAEIILKSSNRLTEALNLLLDQSDVESERLKVELKEENLFDLLKETVNVYKPVVEDKELQIKFNYNFENAKCKLDKKMFTKVMTNLLNNAIKFTEKGYISISLKLDNEKQNYVVDVEDTGIGIAEEKLSLIFEAFRQVSEGMNRLYQGIGLGLSVSKKFIEIMNGDLSVKSTLHKGTIFTIKIPVIN, via the coding sequence TTGAAAAATAGCGAAAATAAAATACAAGATGATTCTTTAGATAAATTACTTGTTTTGGAAGAAGCAAAACGACTCAAAACAATATTTTTAGATAATATGAGTCATGAATTGCGCACGCCGATTACAGTAATTTTAGGTTATGCCGGAATTCTTTATGAGGAATTGAAAGATCCCGATTTGAAAGAAATGGCAGAAATAATTCTTAAAAGCAGCAACAGACTTACCGAAGCGCTGAATTTACTTCTTGATCAATCTGATGTGGAATCTGAAAGATTAAAAGTTGAATTAAAGGAAGAAAACCTTTTCGACTTACTAAAAGAAACTGTAAATGTGTACAAACCCGTTGTAGAAGATAAGGAACTTCAAATAAAATTTAATTATAATTTTGAAAATGCAAAATGTAAACTTGATAAAAAAATGTTTACTAAAGTGATGACAAATCTATTAAATAACGCAATAAAATTTACCGAGAAAGGTTACATTTCAATTTCGTTAAAATTAGATAATGAAAAGCAAAACTATGTTGTTGATGTTGAAGATACTGGAATTGGAATTGCCGAAGAAAAATTATCGTTAATATTTGAAGCATTTCGTCAAGTTAGCGAAGGTATGAATAGACTTTATCAAGGAATAGGTTTGGGATTATCCGTATCTAAAAAATTTATAGAAATTATGAATGGTGATTTATCAGTAAAGAGTACTTTGCATAAAGGAACAATTTTTACAATTAAGATTCCAGTGATTAATTAA